The following coding sequences are from one Eucalyptus grandis isolate ANBG69807.140 chromosome 11, ASM1654582v1, whole genome shotgun sequence window:
- the LOC104425404 gene encoding mitochondrial import inner membrane translocase subunit Tim9 encodes MDKSMMGDLDNLPEEDKLRMSSMIDQLQIRDSLRMYNSLVERCFNDCVDSFKHKNLQKQEETCVNRCAEKFLKHSMRVGMRFAELNQGAATQD; translated from the exons ATGGACAAGAGCATGATGGGCGACCTGGACAATCTTCCGGAGGAAGACAAGCTTAGAATGTCCTCCATGATCGACCAGCTCCAGATCCGCGACAG TTTGAGAATGTACAACTCCCTTGTCGAGAGATGCTTTAACGATTGTGTGGACTCCTTCAAGCACAAGAACTTGCAAAAGCAAGAGGAGACCTGCGTCAACCGATGTGCTGAGAAGTTTCTAAAGCATTCAATGAGGGTTGGCATGCGGTTCGCAGAGCTGAACCAAGGAGCAGCAACCCAAGATTGA